gtttatcACAAGTGTGGATTATTACCATATCGTCAGGGCCCTCGCAGGAGTGGCGATACGGCAGTCCCTCAGGCACGATTTTGTTGAGCATCATCTCCATGTCGTCTCGTACGTCTGGGTCCCAACTTTCATTTAACGCGAGACTCGCCGAAGTGTGCATAACTGAAAACAACGTGCCCTTTCGTCAGCCGGTTTACGTACGTTACGCATTTTGACATTTCACGCACTGTCCTACTACTATAGTCAACTGACCACTGCGTTATCGACATTGATACAAATGtcattactttttactttactttattgTAAACTAAAAATCGCGCGAGATTAAAATGTAGGGCAAATAATTGACAAGTGGGAGGGGGTGCAGCAATGTAGAAGTAGGAGCGACGTCTTAGCGTATTCTGGTACTCACTCTGGATGTGGCAGAGTCCGATGGCGAATAGCGACAACTCAGGCACCTGCTTGAGGATCTCCTCGGTGACTAGGTGCACGCCCCGGTGCTGTGGCCTCAAGTTCAGCTTCCGTTGAAACCACGCGGACCCGATCTGAAGTCCTCGGTTCGAGGCcatgtttaatttttcaaacGCTACAGAATGACCGCAAGAACGCAACCGATATTACACAACATCACTTAATAAAACCTTTACACGAATTGACCCACAATTATCATAAAAGATTCATCTTCGATctttaaatagtaataaatatagcGGAGGTTATAGGACAGATTCGACACCCTATTTTCTGCGGGAAGGTGAAACAGTGGTTAAACGAAAGAGAAACAAGATCGAATAGTTgccagtaaaaaaaatatcagcaGTCCAATACGAATTTCATTCATAAATTCCAATTAGGACATTGCAAGTTTTATCTATCCTGGCTACTATTTTTGAATTAAACTTGTatgtattgttaatttaaattaacttgattACATGAACTGTTTAATTACATCTGATAAACTATAATTCAAAAGCAAATGTTAATACGTTTTTATCAAAATAGGCTTAATTTTTAAGATAATAAATTTATTGgaaacttttttttcatatttaatatatatattcaaaGAAACGAGATAATATATAAATCACAATTTATGCAGGTTatcttttctttaattttgtaacGATGCTATACACTTCGGCTCTAGTAACACTAATTCACCCTCATGGTTAGCGCGAAATTTGAAATAGTTCAACGGGAATCACGCCCTAACTGAAGTACAATAACacgtttaatatttaataaaaaaacaaaggcCCACGGGATAGTGACGAGCATTAATGAACTGTTATTTGAACAAACGTCACACGGAATCTATGTGTTAGGTCAAAACTAATTTACGGGAGTGCCGGGGGTTGATAGCGTAATACAAGGTGTGGCAGTGGTGGCTAACCACTCCTAGGAATAGATACAATTAGTTTTTATTCCGAGTGAGCCGTTTAGCGAAGGCATCgtacttataaatgtttttattgtttatatttgttaataaagtaTAACCACAATGGAGATTGGAGAGAAGATCTTCGCGGGTATGGAAGAACCGCAATGGCTGGAGCAGAATGTTATGGGCGAACTGAAGCTCTGGCACATTATGTTCATTTGTTTAGGCGTGGTGACAGTTATGAGTACGTATggtttaattaattacatttttgacacATTCAAACGCGGATTATTTGAAAGAGTTATCGGTCGTACGTAGTTATTTTGACTTACTAACCTACTATTAATTTCTTCTAAGTACCTAATGTTAAATATCAGCAAAACAATTGTagatttatgataaaataaatctacaatTACCTATACATTATGGTAACTAGACACCAGACATTCATTTCTCCTATGTTTAGATTGTTACCCATAACCCCATAACTGACATAAAAACTCTAAGCAAACTGTTACTTTTTAAAACTCGTATCTCAGTAGTAAATGCatagtgaggtacgagatttgATTATGTAACAAGCATTTATCACCTCACCGGTGACTAGTACAGGCGGGGTTCTCAAACTTTTTTAAGTACCGCAAACGGGGTGAATAGGTATGGCGGAGGGAATACGGACAAAAACCGGAAATgacatttaataatttaaaaaaaatatatcaatcaCAAATTGTATCctgctattaaaaataatagtagattataTCCTTTTTGTAATAGACACACTGGAAAGACATTAAAGCCGTGATATTTTGTCAAActaatagtttaaaattaattaattcataataattaattaattaattattaattaatattaattaattaattgtactTCAAaaccatttgtatatgtgactgtttgtgttctaaataaattaaaaaaaaattgagtctGTCAACAAATGATTAATAAATGTTCTAAAACTTCCTAATTAGGTAAACATTTTACTTGTTTGAGACACTTTTGACAGTGAGAAATTGGTTTGGAATTTAATTGAAAACCTATTAATCAcatggtaatatatatatatatatatatatatatatatatatatatatgataggTATAATATTTAGCTAATCGTTTAGAGTTCCTAAGTACAATAAGCACTACTTAGGTACTTGACCTATCagcttattgtatttttaacaaCCCTGATCACTTGCCCCTATTGGGACCTTATtcgtccctattcaccccgaaTCCAGTATGAATTGGGATAGTCTGTTTTTTCCCAAAACTTTTTTAACTATTCTCTGGATAAAaaggaatgaaaaatttaaaatcattaacCAACAAACAAACAGTCAGTTAATTTTATGGGATAACTATTTGACGACTTATCTGAGAATTGAAAAATCGGccctaaaacaaaaatattgagaaatatttttctcaaacataagacACAAGTTTTAAAACCTTAACATTTGTGACGCTCATGGAAATATTCCTTTAAACTCTCACTCAAAGTTCAtttttgtccctattcacctAGATAAAAGcggttattatacttattagaGGGTGCTTATTAGCTgaacataaatatttagtaatgGCTGAAAGAGgcactagagtcagaccaagataagttggcagcgattttggcagcccagacagtgccaGAGTTATTTAAAAGTTTACTCAACATTTGCACAGGcttggctatcaaaatcgctgctaacttatcttggtctcacTCTAGTGCCTCTGTCGGCTATATATTTATGTTCAGCTAATAAGCACCCTCTATTaaccgcttaccaccaggcgggccgtatgcttgtttgccacccaaGTAGTAAGTATAATAAATCCTTTATAACCCttgatcatattttatttatgacttaCCTAGTATAATGATCCTAATGAGTCGTGGCCGaataaaactagaagactgacAGTCTAGTCCAGAATCTTGATCCACCAATATTCAGGTTATTGCCAGATGGCGTCACTAACGCAGCAGGTCtcaggggcctaccgcgaaaaccgaaatacgcaagttctcttttactctcattaagacgtaagagtgacagagaaaaatgcccgcaattgacgaacttcgaatttcgcggttatagcccagttcTGTAAACTGAGTTCGGCGCTTAGACCCCTTTGTCAATTAACTTCTGTTCATTACATGATGGCTACAAGTTCaagatgtaataaaatatacttaccagTTTTTCTTCCATTTACCATAGAATTCCACCTAAACTATATTCCAGTTAATTATGGACCATAGTTCTACCACTAGAAGTTTTTGAactacattgtatgtaaaatttgagctccgGGGGGCAGCTGCTTCCCCTGCTCCTACCTGCGTGGTTGTTTGGTTTGGCTGGATAATATCTGGTTGTTTGGTTTGGCTGTCAACAACAATATTATGTCACATATCATTGTGTCTTTTTATACATTCGTCAGTCGTGATGGTGTGCTGCTGCGTCCGGTTCCGGATTCCCCGCACGAAGCAGCAGATAGAGGCGGACTACCAGCGGCGGAAGATAACCGCCAAGTTCCGGCATCAGCTCGAAACCATACAGGACAACAAGATGGACGCCATGTCGCTTACTGACGGTATTTTTAGCCTAagtgtttattaatatttttagtggCTCTTTGAGCATTTGTCCCTAGATAAACGACCCTAGaccctaaaaaaacaaaaaaacggaATCGACATGTAAGTGCGTATCGAATTTGCTCTGTAGAGGAGAGCAGCCACGTACGATTTGTCGATTGTCCAGTGCGTATGCAGGCAAAAGCCACCAATCAAATTGTACAGACGTTTAGTAGGTACATATCTGGACAAACATTGCCATTATTCTGACTGAGAAAACATACGTACAATGTTATCTCATCACCAGTATTTTATTTGCCTTTGTATTTAGATAAGGTGGAATAAATGTTACCGTGCATTGTCTGATCGCCAGCGTTGGAGTTGCTTCACGAGACGACGGAGAAATCTAAACCTATGGACAACAACGGGTCGCAGCAGAGCTCGGTGGTTTCGCCGCAGCAAAGTAagtttcattcattcattattaaggtagagagagagagagaggtcTTTATTTGCATACCAATATATGTTACATACATGGACCCTGGCAACACAACATCATCCCAGTGtcacataattaattcattagagatataaaacatcccacagaccttacggatccagccgcccgtacacttcgcggggactggacccaaaattttaaacgcataataaaataaaataaaaacatggaCCCTGGAAAGGGTGTAGCAAAATAAAAGGTAAGTGGTTCACAATATCACACTTTGCTTACTATTACCACCTATTACTTAGGTATATTGGTTACGTACAACACGGCCTATACTTATAGGTTATAGTAAATAGAActtgtaaattttataaattgcacTTTTCTCTAAGTAACAAATAAAGatttgaattatattattacataataacaTAAAAGCCTCTTCTAACTTAAACTATAGACTTAATACCTATAAACGAGGATTTACTATATGCCTATTATACTGTTTTAGGTAAGCAATATTCATACAAGGTGTGTTGTAATGTTCTATTATTAtgtgtatacatatacaaattACATAGTATTATCCTCTAGAAATTCACCTATATAGGTTGGATAGCTAGCTAGGATAAGGGATATTATATTACTTTACGTCGCCCACTGCAATGTGTAGTAATTTCAGTAATTTGGCTTTTAACTGTCAATTTAGTATCTGAGATATAAAAACATAGCTTACCGGGGCATCACTCAAATAatattgtgataaaaaaaatgtagtcaaggTATTACATATCGACACAaggtcccaaaaatatgtatacacgaccttattgcccatacattatggttta
This Cydia pomonella isolate Wapato2018A chromosome 16, ilCydPomo1, whole genome shotgun sequence DNA region includes the following protein-coding sequences:
- the LOC133526334 gene encoding UPF0047 protein YjbQ: MASNRGLQIGSAWFQRKLNLRPQHRGVHLVTEEILKQVPELSLFAIGLCHIQIMHTSASLALNESWDPDVRDDMEMMLNKIVPEGLPYRHSCEGPDDMPAHVKACFLGSSLTIPITDGKLNLGTWQGVWLCEHRNHAGSRKVVVTLSGCPRDSPLSAASPASCSS
- the LOC133526554 gene encoding transmembrane inner ear expressed protein — encoded protein: MEIGEKIFAGMEEPQWLEQNVMGELKLWHIMFICLGVVTVMIVMVCCCVRFRIPRTKQQIEADYQRRKITAKFRHQLETIQDNKMDAMSLTDALELLHETTEKSKPMDNNGSQQSSVVSPQQSSLDAAFPEGPPQKPEPQVAGLSFVKFATKVSHLAKLGGNKTPEPPAPTKMDF